In Ureibacillus thermophilus, the genomic stretch AATCCCGGCGTAAAAGGAAGACGCCATTTTCCAATATACTTTGCTTGATACGGTCTAAAAATCATTTTAATGGCGAGGAAGTTTGTTGCACTGCCGATGATTGCTCCGATAATTGCCATAAAGAGTATTACGAATGCTGTCTTCATGTAAATCCTCTTTTCTAAAAACTATGATTTTCCATTATATCAAAAGGTTCTTTAGGAAAAAAATAATTGTACCTCTTTCAGTACGATTTTACTTTATAAATTGTTTCATTTCGCGGGATTTAAATTTTTAAAGAAAATTGCATACTATATAATGTAGAATGACTCACAATCTTCTGAAAATTTCAGAGACGATAATTTGTATTTTTACAAAAAATGCGTTATTATTATCTCATTGAAATAAATTTTTTTATAGGAGGTGTACTCCTCTATTCACCCCTCATTCGGGCGTGGTATGAGGAAAGTATTTGGACGGAGACATAGTAGGGCTGACCATTAAGTTAGCAATTTTTGTCTTATTAATTTTACTTTCAGGATTTTTCGTTGCGAGCGAGTTCGCAATAGTGAAAGTACGTGCAACGCGTATTGATCAACTTGTAGAAGAAGGAAACAAAAAAGCAATTAAGGCTAAAAAGGTAATTGATAACCTTGACGAGTATTTATCTGCTTGTCAATTAGGTATTACCATTACTTCATTAGGTTTAGGTTGGTTAGGGGAACCTACCGTACAAATTTTATTGAGTCCAATATTTAATTGGATTGGCATAACAGGACCTATATCTGAAGTTCTTTCATTTATTATTGCATTCAGTATAGTAACGTATATCCATGTTGTGGCAGGTGAATTAGCGCCTAAAACGTTAGCGATTACAAAAGCTGAATGGGTAACACTGAATCTTTCAGGAGCGCTGTATACATTTTATAAGGTAATGTATCCTTTCATTCACCTTTTAAATACGTCTGCTCGCGGCTTGGCAAGAATTTTCGGTGTAAAATCATTTAACGAAACCGATACAGCCCATACGGAGGAAGAGCTTCGTATGATCATGGCAGACAGCTTTAAAAGCGGTGAAATTAAATATTCAGAATTCGAATACGTAAACAGTATCTTTGAATTTTCTGATCGCACGGCGAAAGAAATTATGGTGCCGCGAACAGAAATTTCAGCGATTGATAAAGACGTAAAGTTAAAAGATGTATTTGAAGTAATGGGTGTCGAACAATATACCCGTTATCCGGTCATTGATGGAGATAAAGACCATGTGCTTGGACTAGTTAACTTAAAACATCTATTAACGGCGTATATACAAGATCCTAAAAATGCAGATAAACCGATTACAGAATATATGCAGCCGATCATTCGAGTAATTGAAACTGTTCCGATTAGCGACTTATTATTGAAAATGCAGCATGACCGTATTCACATGGCGATTTTAATGGACGAATATGGGGGAACTTCCGGTTTAGTAACCATTGAAGACATCATCGAAGAAATCGTCGGCGATATTCAAGACGAATTCGACGAAGATGAAATCCCTGAAGTTCAAGAAATCAGTGATGGTCATTATATTATAGATGCAAAAATGTTAATTGAAGATGTCAATGAATTGTTAAATATTCATATTAATGACGAAGATATCGATACAATCGGTGGTTGGTTCTGGACTCAACGCTACGATGCTGTTGAAGGTGACAGCTTTGTATATGAGGGATACGAATTCAAAATTAAAAAATTGGATGGTCATCACATTTTATACATTGAAGTCATCAAATTGCCAGAAGAACAAGAAACAAATTTATACTCAATTGCCGAATAACATACTTTAAATACCGAAACGACTTTCTTCTAGTTGGAAGAAAGTCGTTTCGTCGTGTTTTGGACTTTTGTAGGGAGGAAAAATTGTGGAACTATATACAAATTTACGAGCAGGGGAAAAAGGTGCCTGGCTCTCCATTGGAACATACATTTTTCTTAGCGCGGCAAAACTTATAATTGGATATATTGGAAATTCAGAAGCCCTAAGAGCGGATGGACTGAATAATTCAACGGATATCATTGCATCGATTGCCGTTTTAATTGGCCTGAAAATTTCCCAGCGCCCCCCGGATAAAAATCATCAATACGGTCATTTGCGTGCAGAAACGGTTGCATCCTTAATCGCATCTTTCATTATGATGGCAGTTGGTTTAGAAGTAATCTTTAATTCTATCATGAACAT encodes the following:
- a CDS encoding hemolysin family protein translates to MDGDIVGLTIKLAIFVLLILLSGFFVASEFAIVKVRATRIDQLVEEGNKKAIKAKKVIDNLDEYLSACQLGITITSLGLGWLGEPTVQILLSPIFNWIGITGPISEVLSFIIAFSIVTYIHVVAGELAPKTLAITKAEWVTLNLSGALYTFYKVMYPFIHLLNTSARGLARIFGVKSFNETDTAHTEEELRMIMADSFKSGEIKYSEFEYVNSIFEFSDRTAKEIMVPRTEISAIDKDVKLKDVFEVMGVEQYTRYPVIDGDKDHVLGLVNLKHLLTAYIQDPKNADKPITEYMQPIIRVIETVPISDLLLKMQHDRIHMAILMDEYGGTSGLVTIEDIIEEIVGDIQDEFDEDEIPEVQEISDGHYIIDAKMLIEDVNELLNIHINDEDIDTIGGWFWTQRYDAVEGDSFVYEGYEFKIKKLDGHHILYIEVIKLPEEQETNLYSIAE